The genomic DNA ggcaagggcaacaagggcaaggataCTATCAGACGCTCCCTGCGGGTTCACCACCCAATGCTCAGATGGGTCCTCAACCCATATCTATAAGCATGTCCGGATTAGGATCAGGATTAGGACCAGGACGAGGAGTGGGACCAGGGCAAGGGGTGGGCTATTACAACAGCCCGCCTGTACCCCAGGGTGCAGGGATGTTTCCTCATCAGGTGAATGGGAATGCGAAcgggcagcagcagaatcAGCACCCGCTCCCCATGCCGCCTATACAGAATCAAGCGTTACTCCCGCAGTTGGGCCAAATGGCTCAGTATCATCACGTTGGACAGGTTGGGCAGAATGGTCAGAATGGTCAGAATGGTCAGAATGGTCAGAATGGTCAGAATGGTCAGAATGGTCCGAGGGCATTGCCTACAAAGGCATCTTTGAATGGGGTTCAGGCTCAGGGGCAAGCGGCCGCGAATGTATATCACCCTATACCTCGTCCACCTGTGGGAGCGGCAGGGCTGTTGGCGATGCTCAACGGAGACAGACAAAGTAAATGATAGGAGAGAAAGGTAGAGATGGACGTAGTTTAGAAGGGCAGAGATGGACGTGGATCTACAGGGTTAAAGTGACGAATGTAGTCAGTAAATATCTCCAGTGATATGCTTTTAGTGATACGCATTGTGGCCACTTTTTGGATGCTGCATGGCATAGTAATGAAGAGAAGTATGACGGCGGGTAAATAGTGTGTACTTCTTATGACCATATATCAATCTGACCAAAGGAAGCGAGATGGTACAACTATAAGATTTACACCAAGGACTTCCCCATTATGTGAAGTATATAGAAAAACGTGGACTGCATACGACGGCAGATGAACGGGTGGTTGCCACTCTGATGATCTAATTCTTCGAAAACACTTCAAAACGAGGATGAATAATGAGCGTAATATGATGTTTAAATACATGATGACTTTGAGGAGAACGTAGGGCCAAGTGCTTGGCGCTAAGGGGTATCCTGTGTTCGAGATGTCAATGGGAATTTCCAGAACGATGGTCGACTCTGCCCAACAGAAGTCTTTGATACTCCAGTTGACGGTTGTAAACTTTGTGAGGGCTTCGAAGTGGTCAGGCCTACCGGAGTAAGGgatcctttctcttttccgtcctcttcataGGTCGAAATGTTGCTAGAAGATGGCCTCCTACTATGTTGCACTTGAGAATGAGGGTGCCCTTTGGTTTCCGGGAATGAAGCGGGTGAATGTGCGGACGGCGGATTGACTGATGCAGTGGTCGACAGGGAAAGATGATCATAATCCGTgcgaaggtggaagagtTCTTGTTCGAGACCGGAACGTTGTTCGCGTAGTTGAGCAACTTCAACCTAGATCTTTGGGAATTAGCATTTTGACTAATTCAACCGAACAGAACTTTTCCAAAGACCCACAAGGCAGTGCTTGAACATTCTCACCGCCTCATTATACccttcaatcttcttctccatgaTTTTTACCTTGACCTTcattttttccttctccaataGATCCTTatcactccttctccttaATTCAAGCTTTGTCATCTCCCCTTTGAGCCGCTTGtcctccatttccaacCTCGCCTTCTCATTCTCTGTCCTTGTCATTTGTGATCGACGACGGGCCTCGTCTAAGTCCTCCATCACCCTTCCGAACATGGCTTGCATAGCCGCCACACTCTCTTCAGCCCTTTCTCGATGGGTCTCTGCCAGCTCTGCACGATGCTGCCACTGCTCCTGTCGATCTCTTGTAACCTCAAGCTCAGTTCGCAACTGACACACTTCATTAATTAGGTAATCTACGCCTGGTGATCTTCTGTTATTGTATTTCGCATTTCGAGATGTCGGCGAACTTGCAAGATTGCTGTTTATGTAGCGCAGTCGACGGGGAGTAATGTTGGGTGAATCAGTGGTGATTTTCAGACCTTGATTGCGCGATGGAGAGTttgatggggaagagtAGGGAGAGCATGGGTCTTGGGAGTACGAGGATGGTGGCGAGTTCAGAAAAGCAGAAAGTTCTGCTCTTTGGCTTTCCACTATATCCTCTGAAACCGCCAACTGCGTCTTCCGGAGACACTTACCATTAGCAATCATTTGCCAGCCATACCACCGTTTGGAATTAGAAGACGAGATACTCACTTTAAGTCTTGCATTCTCGCGCCGCAAATTAACCATTTCCTTGGCAACGCCGTGATCCACCTTTGACCAGTGACCTCCAGGGATCAATGCCTCTAGATGTATCTTTTCGCCTTTTAGATCATCAGCCGTAAGGAATCCTCGCTGAAACGCCCGCGTAAAAAGGGCCCTGTACATCAAGCTTTGCTCTACCGTCAAAAGGTCTCCAGGGATACCACCATTGACGCCCTCACCAGACCTGGAAATCTTGGTCATGCTGTGCAATGAGTGGCCTCGGAGGCAGTGGTCCATCGGCGTGAGAAGTATTTCTTCCGCAATAGATTCAGACATGGAGGGCGATATCACGGGTGTAAATGTAGAAGAATTCTCATTGTGCGGCTGTTTGAGATGATTGCGTGACGGCAGAGAAGGAATAGATgacatcttcgtctttgtACTGGCATTGCCATTGGCCCTGGTAGCGATGGCAGTGGTTCCACTTGAGGCACGAGCTAAAGCTTCATCATAAGGGCGACCAATGTCAAAATCGACCATTAGCTCTGACTGTTTTGGGTTATCTGTTTTCGAGATCGGCTCAAAAATGGACGAGAACTTCTCCCTGGAATCATTTCCGTTTTCTACCGACAAAAGATGTCCTCTTGAACAATGataaggagaaagatgagaaggaggggcaGGTGGACGTGCACCAATTACAGCGGAGGCACTGACGGCTGAAAGCGCTGGAGAAGCCGGCTCGTTATGATGAACATAGACATCGTACCACGGCGTAATACTATTCGAATGGGTTGAAGAGAGTATGGTCTGAGGgttgttcttcttgctgtTAGTTCTAGTTGATCGCAAAGGATTCGTAAAGGAAGGTATAACCACCTCGCTGGCGAGGTGTGGATACGAATTTCCGCTATGCACCTCGTCATCAATCAGCTCCACAGAAATCACAGGCATTCCCTGATTCATTGCAGAATCAGGGATCGCACCATCCAAAGCCTTCGGCGTATTTTCCATTGAAGACACTCCTCGATTAATACCTTCCGTCTCAATGCCAAGCCGATCAGAAATGGACAGACTTGGATTGGTAAAACCCTCAGCCGAAGGGAATGAAGATGCCGAGCCATACCCAGCACCGAACTCAGATACGGGATACGCTTTGGATGTATGGGTACAGGCCTGCGAATATGTATCGTTCGAGCAAGGCAGCGAAGCAGAGGTTAacgacgacgaagaagatggaaaggttGATTTTTCCGATTTTCCAAGCCGATTGTATACTGGGCTGTGTAGTTGTGCATGTTCTGCTGAGGGTGCTTAAACATCCATCCGAAAATCAGAATCAGTAGAAACCTAACACGAGAGGATGCgtgggaaaggaaagagatagATTGTACCCATACTTACGACAAGAGCTGACTTCGTTTGCTCCTTCTAGTGGGGTCGGTATAGCGGTAGGGAAAGCTATAGGTGATGCAGCTTTAAAACGATAATAATGTAAAGCTTTAGCTTTCGAATCTGCGATTTTCATGATCTCGAGCATAGAGCACTGTTACTTACGCGTATAATTCGCTTGAGCGGTCAACATTTGATCAAGCATTGAATCGACCGCTATATCcagaatgggaaaaggcgATTTGTGTTAGCATCTGTTCCGATACGACGAGAGATAGGCGAGGGGGAGACATACATTGGTTACCGAAGTCAGAGAACAGCACGGAAGGGATTGGAAACAATAACGATTCTAACACGAAACTCTTCAgctttctttctcaaaaAACCAAAGTTGAAAGAACAGGGAGGGGGGAAGGTGGGctgaggaaaagaagaaaaaccGGTGTACGTACCAGCAGACACAGTTGCATTTCcgcctctgcttctcttcgTGTAGCTGCTATCATTCGAAGAACCGGAAACTGGCCGGGTCGGCGAGACATGATGAAAACGAACTTTTCGAGGAACTTCCTGCATCGCCTTGCCCttacttttcttctttcccattATCTCTGATTCCGAATAAGAATTCAGAGTGGGATTTGCCTCTTTTTTGCTAAATTTGAGTATCCCTCGTTTTGGTgatttctctttttcctgcGACTTTGGTGTTGGCTTGGTcgtctcctcctttttccatctGTGGTATCCTTTACTTCCAGCTGGTGGCTTGGATGCTTTGGTATTTTTATCCTTATACTTAGCCCTGCCGTTATTCTTAACATGGCCCTTCCCTTTCGCCTCGGCCTCCTCGATAGGATGCATCCTCCGCAAAGCATTCTCATTTCCTCTTAGATTCGCTGccgaatgaagagaagacataGATACCGATTTTGCTACCATCTTAATGATAAAGTTTCTGGTTGGAGATTTAGGTAGAGACTTTtctggtgaagaagagggttgtGGCCGTAGCTGGGActgagagggaagagaaaaggaaaggggaggCGATTTAGGTGGGacaggtggaggagaaggggattTGGGGGGCAAAGGTGGAGGGAATGCGGGGCCAAGCTTGATGATCTCGGATGGTTTCTCCCATGTCCCTCCATCTTTCCACCCTTGGTTATCCCCATTGACCTTCGAATCGCCATGATTGGCTGGAGGGtcagaaggaagggaagagacggGAATaggaggagagatgaaagatgcAGAGagtctcctcttcttgaaaGGCGCCTTGACGTCTTTGAGAGACATCTTGCTAGGAGACTGGAAGAGCGAGGGCATGTCGAGCAGGCTGTCGAGCGTGTTTGTTGGTGGTAATAGGTTTCTGTGGCGAATGAGAGCTAGAAGCGGTGGGAAAATGGATGGAATGGAATCGGAGGAATTGATAGCGAATAGAGTCCGTAAAATAATGACAGTGAAAAAGTAGAATTAGAGGGGATCGGACTCGGACAATTCTGCAAGTGGAAACGAGAGGATTGAGAACATGGGTAATGGGAACAAAGAGCTTTTGGAAtaggttgagaagaaaagaaaggaaacaAGGAAAGAGTAGAACAAACAATGAACAAGAAGTACGCCACAGCTCTTGGGTGGATGCTGTTCTCTCACCGACCTTTTTCCACTTTCTTGGTCTACCGGCGCACGCAGCTGTCGTCGCGAAAAGAGGTGTCAACAGGGTCAGTAGCTCAGTTTCATCGCAGCTAAGACAATTACACCATGACGGTATTAACAATCACCAGAAGTTGATAGCTTTTGTGTTTACACCATGAGTGGCCAATCGAACTTTAGTAATGAAGGGCTGATGAAAATGTCTTCTAGTCTCGAGCCTGAACAAGCGGTCAACAGGTAATCGCCTTGTCGGTGCCCAGAGTATTGGGCATTTCCTTGGAGCTAGGTCCATGAGGTTAGCTGAACTTGTGCCATTCGTATGAGTCTCTGATGTGTCAGAAATTACCCGTCGTTCTGCCACATGATGAAGCTGCCTTTCACACTGGGTGCAGGACTCGCGCCTCGGATGTATATCGAGTAATGGGATAGGTGCAAAGTCCTTTTATAGAGTGTGGGAAGCGTATATGGCTGAAATATCGATGATGTTTTAGTGAGAAGTGCATGATTTAGCATGAAAATGAGGTTGGAAGTTGAGATGGCAGTGTACGGATGTTGTTGCTTGACTGGGTGGGGCAGACCGTGGGAaaatggtggtggaggagtgGTCATTACGTCATAGGAGCTTCTTATGCACTCACTGAAATCCGCCAGAACGGGTTTTATACattgttgagaagagctCAGCAACGTAGTCACTCGATCCCAATTGCATGGCTGATTTTTCTTTGCAATTTCTACCTAGTCCGTTATCACACCATGCCCGAGCAAACCACCATTTCACCCTGCTGCGTCACAGGCCGTACGTATTCTATCCCTTCCCACTGGCCACGATCAACAACACCGGCTAACTAACCTTGCTTGGAACAGACATCCACTCCGGAAATCCCCTCGGCTCTATCTCCATCCAACATGGCCTCCGCACCTATGTCTCCCTCCCTTGCTCTGCCCATGAAAGGAAAGCTGAAGGGCAAGTGAGCAAGAAACACGACACAGTCATCTTGATCTCTGATATCTTCGGGATCGACCTCGTCAATTCCAAGCTCGTCGCCGATGAATGGGCCGGCCAAGGGTACAAGGTGCTTCTGCCTGATTTCTTTGAGGGTGATTCTATCCCCGATTCTCTTCTACAGGTGaaacttcttctcttccctttcttttccttctcctctacTTGTTCCTTGTGATTATGATACTGATTACCGATGGTGATTTGTTAATCCCATTGAATAGTCGATCGTGCCGAACGTGAGATACCAAGCCGAGGCTTCAGCACTCACCAAAGCAGCCGATACCGCGAAGTCGGCCGCTGCTCTTGGTCCTTGGCTCGTCAAGCACCGCGAGGCTGGTAAGTTCCCATCACCCTTATCCTTCATCCCACTTATGTTTACATTGACCGTTATGGATATATTACTAATCAACAAACGAAACGACCGGGGGATAAACAGTCATTCGACCGCTTGTAGAGAAATTCGTCCATGCCGTCCGCTCTGACCCATCCACCGGTAAGATCGCCGTCGTCGGCTACTGCCTTGGTGCGCGCTacgccctcctcctcgcccaaCCCCAATCTGGCGGTAAACCCAGCGTAGACGTTGTGGTAGCGAaccacccttctttcctcgtccttgacGACGTCAAAAACATCAAATCCACGCCttgcatcatcctcaaaggGGATAAAGATGATCTCAtgagtgaagatgagttgGATAAGGTGCAAGAAGTTATGAAGCAGAATTTGGGTGAGAAATTGATGGTCAAGAGGTTCCCTGGGGCAGTGCATGGGTTCACGATAAGAGGTGATATGGAGGACGGGCAGGAAAAGTCGCAAAAGGAGCAGGCAAACAAGGACTCTTTTGAATTCGTTGCAAGATACTTTAAACACTagtcgagaagaagaggatacTTCCAAATGAAAGGTACTGTAGTAATTAATTGTTAGCCGTTATGCAATGTAAATGAATAATGCGAATCATCCATTACTGTAATCTCCCAAATACGAGTAAGGccaagggaaaagaagagtacTTGTAATGACATTTTCAACTGGCGGGAAAGAAAtcggagaaagaagaacataAATCTAATTTAATTGCATACCCATAAAATAGAGTCGAGTTTCCATGAACGGCATACGGTATAATCCCCTTGCAAAAATTACACACTATACACACACATAACTAACACTTTCCCATTCTTTAAATCTTGACCTCCTCAACGCCCTTGgccacatcctcctcatccttgtcctctACCAAACTGTTCCTCATCGAGCCCGCAGCCGCCGCAAAAGAGAACTGCGGCCTGGTAGAATAATCCTTCTTGGGCTTGTTCTCCGCAGCCGATCCGGTTTGGGACGATTTACGAGAGGGTTGGACTTGCTCAAAACCTTGTTCgtccttcttgcccttgtccGCAGAACCCTTTCGACCCCCACCGGTGGTACCGGGAGCGGCGGTGGGCTTACCGGCAACCTTGTCCTGGGCGGCCTTGATAGACCTcaacttttcttccctccatCCCAACTTCTCACCCTCAACAGGTTTGTCTCCGGCTGCAGCTTTTTGCTtctccgcctcttcccttgcctttctcctctcctcttcacgCTGGGCGAGCTTCTCCTCCGCAGCCTTTTCCCTAGCAGCAGAATCGACGGGCTTGGCAGCGCCAAAGATGCCAGAAGACGGGGCACCAACGGTGGCGGCGGTGGCAGAGGGGGAGCCAGCAGTTCGGGGTTTGAGATTAagtttcttcctctcttgaGGCGCgccagaagaaggggtAGAGTCAGCAGAACTTTGACGGGAAGTACTAGCAGGTGTTCGAAGCTTAGTACCTCTTGACCAAGTTTGCTCAGTATCCGCAAGGCTGGGGGCCACGATAGGAGGCGCCACACCGGCTTGGTGAGGAGGTACGTCGCGATCAAGCTTCTCGGCTAAAGGCCTGCTACTCCTCCATTGGTCGGCGGTGTCGCTCACTCCAGGGTCACGGGGCTCACGAGTGTGACCTGTGCCAGAAGAATCGCGTCGAATACCAGAATGGGGAGCGGCGGGAGCGGAAGGGGTGAATTTGGCGCCTCGGGCGACGGACCAGTCCAAATCGGCAGCAGGCTCGGAGGGGCCGCCGGTTCGGCGGGAAggttgggaagaggattcGCGAGACGCAAGAGGGGTGGATCGTCGCCACTGGCTAGCTTCCTCGGCGGCAGAAGGGGGGTGACGAGAAGTGGAAGCTACATAACTTGTCAGACAAGATTTCGAGATatggtgaaagagaagagtaaATGCTTACGAGCCTCGGCTACATTCACGCGAATGGTCCTACCCTGCAACTGAGACATACTCCTATCCAGAGCCTGCTTCAAGCCATCTTGGGTCTTGAATTCCACATATCCAAAGCCTTTGGGCTTACCCTGAGGGTCCTTGACGATCCTTACACTAACAGGGTCGAGATCGTTGAAGAAAGCTCgcacctcatcttcaacatcaGGCTCAAAAGAGAGGTTACCAATGAAAGCGGTGAAGGGAGGCACAGTGGGGAGAGGAAGTTCTTCGCGCTGGGCGGGGGCACCGGGAAACGTGGCTTGGCGAGAGCCTCGGTCCGGGAGGGATTCAAAGTATCCGGGGTCGCCCCTCTTGAGACCAGATCCAGACTCCTCACGCGCGGCGGCTACGGAGCGTTGTTAGATGGAGTGGGGAAATAGCGAAAGGAGAACGCTTACGTGCGGTGGGGAGGTCAAAATCGTCGTCAGCCCACGAAGAGCCGCTGGTAGCTATGTTACTATTAGTCAAGTCCATAATGGTAGTTCTGGGGGACGCCAAGCGTCGCGGATTGTGATAAGTAACGTTGATATTTCCAGAATCGATTGTTTTCTTTAGTCATCCATCACGCCGGACCCGCCTAAGTTAACGATCGAAAATTGTTGCAAAAGATCGTGCTCGAGAGAGCTCGGCGAACATGCTCGAATAGGAGAGGGCAAGATGGCACCATTCCAAACAACTTCGCCTGCCAAGAcgccatccatccatcttccacaaaAGGTCGACATGTCCTGCTCCATCCTTTCCGCAGACATCCCtattttccatcttccactctGACCATCCGATTCCATCTGTATTTACCGTCTTCAAATTTCTGATCCAGTGGGCCAAAATTTGCGAATACGTAGTCGACGAGTTCCCAATGTGATACAAATAACGCTTGACGTCCCCATTAAAAAGACTTAccggcttcttcaaagaaCTCGTGCAAAGCCATCTTTtggcccttcttcttgggtGCTTGAGAAATGTCAGCATCGTTTTAGCTTGCTATGGGCCGGTGGGGCGAAAGACATACCCATTTTGTATGATTGTTTGGGTTGTAGGTATATATAGGAACTTTTTGAATCCGCTTGGGGATAACGATGGACAAGAAAACTACCGAACCACCGCCCCGGAATTCTGCGGCGTTTCGAAAGGCCTTAAATATCTGGTTTTATTAACTCGTAATGGATTTGATGATGTCGTGATCCACCGCCGTCCTAGTACCTCCACCGAGAACGACTTGTTTGTTTTCGGTGAACTGGTTTTCTGATCTCTTCGTTTTGTTCGAGGAACATTCTGGGTAAAGCCGGAGTATAGCTCTGGCAGATGGGGGACTGATTGCCTTTGGCTGATACAAGTATGTAAATGGTATGTACTACGAGAGGGCAGATAACAAAAATAGCCGCTGTCGCCATCCTTTCTCACCTCTACATCCCTTGGCCCTCAGCGTACATTGTTACAAACCTCACACCGGTAAAAGGAAAAACAACAATGCTcccacatcctcttctccatctgtCATCTCTGTCTTTAACAGTTTACCGCACAAACACACAAAGGAAAGGCCTTTGACTCCAGCGAGGATGCCACTCACAAACTTTGACGCTGTCTCCAAGTCGTTCGATACAAATCTTCACAAcctctttcccatttcctacatcccatccttcaacccACCTTTCTACACCTCACTCCCCGACGATAATTTCCCCCCCAttgcttcatcatcactacaacagcagcaggacCAACGACAATCATCacaacaaaaacaacatCACAACACTGAATCCTACTCTGAAAAAGAAAGTGAGGTATCCGAGAAAGACTTACCTCCCGAGCCAAGGCTTGAAGATACTAGACTTCGGAGACGACGTCGTGTTTACCTCTGGTGCAAGAACAAGGTGTACTCAGTCGATTGGAAAAGTCTGACGTCTCGTATACTCTCAAGTTCGTatctccttcgtcttttccGCGAACCCTTATTCATCCCATAGGCCAAGCCCACAAAGCCCCATCACACCCCTACTAGAAGCACCGAGAgacaagaagcaaaaaaacTAACTTATCTATTCATCATGACAGCCGACTGGTTAGGACCTCGTACGTTCCCCAACTTGTGGATGAAAGTCTGCAAACTATGGGTCATCGTTGCTCTAGGCGCCCTCATCATGGTATGTTTTCTCACGAATCCCACCACCTACACATAGCTACTTAGATCACTCCGGACGATAGCCTCTGATTGTCTGGATCATGATCTTTATCGAAAACACAAAAACTTTCAGCGATACTATGCGTACGCATCCCACACATTAAAAATGCTACGTACTTGGTCTGACTAATTGTATCTGAACAGATCACTACCTTGGTAATGATCAGTCAGTCTATGACCAAATGGACCGAGATCCAGATGCGGGGTATGTAGGAAATACAAACATTCCTAAACACCTTGGTGGTGTCATGTACGTCTTCTCTGTTTCCTAGgttcttttcatctccgCCTCTTTTTTATCAAAAAGTTATCTTGATCTACCAAACTTTTCTTTTAATTTTGTAAGAGCATACGGGAAGCTAACTTTCTTGAAACAGCTTCACCGCAGCACTTGATATCGCCATGTGGGtgatcatcgtcatcgccgCATGTGCCGACCTTTTGTGTGTCTCTACTCATTGTGttccctctttcatctcttaTACCTCAGTTGAAACCTTGACGCTGACATTTTATACTCGTAGTTGGAGATTCCCGGTCTGCAAACAACTCATCGGTAAGCTTGacctcgtcttctctcctgCTACCGTAAATAAAAGCTGATCATGAGATGGTTGTCATAGATGCCTTTCACGCTCAAGGGCTACACAGTACCAAAGGTTTGGTGGATATCGAGTTTTACTGTAcgtcattttctttttcgctCATGCCTTTCGGGAGCTGACAGgtttcctcttccagtcCTCGTGGTATgtcccttttttccctcccCAAGTTTCAAA from Cryptococcus deuterogattii R265 chromosome 11, complete sequence includes the following:
- a CDS encoding cytoplasmic protein, which codes for MPEQTTISPCCVTGHIHSGNPLGSISIQHGLRTYVSLPCSAHERKAEGQVSKKHDTVILISDIFGIDLVNSKLVADEWAGQGYKVLLPDFFEGDSIPDSLLQSIVPNVRYQAEASALTKAADTAKSAAALGPWLVKHREAVIRPLVEKFVHAVRSDPSTGKIAVVGYCLGARYALLLAQPQSGGKPSVDVVVANHPSFLVLDDVKNIKSTPCIILKGDKDDLMSEDELDKVQEVMKQNLGEKLMVKRFPGAVHGFTIRGDMEDGQEKSQKEQANKDSFEFVARYFKH
- a CDS encoding translation initiation factor 4B — protein: MALHEFFEEAATSGSSWADDDFDLPTAPAAREESGSGLKRGDPGYFESLPDRGSRQATFPGAPAQREELPLPTVPPFTAFIGNLSFEPDVEDEVRAFFNDLDPVSVRIVKDPQGKPKGFGYVEFKTQDGLKQALDRSMSQLQGRTIRVNVAEAPSTSRHPPSAAEEASQWRRSTPLASRESSSQPSRRTGGPSEPAADLDWSVARGAKFTPSAPAAPHSGIRRDSSGTGHTREPRDPGVSDTADQWRSSRPLAEKLDRDVPPHQAGVAPPIVAPSLADTEQTWSRGTKLRTPASTSRQSSADSTPSSGAPQERKKLNLKPRTAGSPSATAATVGAPSSGIFGAAKPVDSAAREKAAEEKLAQREEERRKAREEAEKQKAAAGDKPVEGEKLGWREEKLRSIKAAQDKVAGKPTAAPGTTGGGRKGSADKGKKDEQGFEQVQPSRKSSQTGSAAENKPKKDYSTRPQFSFAAAAGSMRNSLVEDKDEEDVAKGVEEVKI